The following nucleotide sequence is from Phycisphaera sp..
TCTTCGACTTCCTGGGGTTCCAGAACGCCTTCGCCGCGGGAGACCTGCGCGCCGACTGCGACCTCGATGGCAGGCTGACCATCTTCGACTTCCTGTGCTTCCAGAACGCGTTCGCCGAGGGCCAGCGGTTCGGCTGCCCGGCGTTCAAGTTCGACGACGTGCCCGATCGGATCCGCGCCGGCCAGCAGATCGAGATCACCGGCGACTTCCCCCAGGACCTGGAACCCGAGGACATCTGCATCGGGTTCCGCCCGATGATCGAGGAAGACTTCGTCCCCACCGTGGGCCTGCGGGTGCACCGGTTGACCACCGATCGCATCGTCGCAACGGTGCTGCCGTTCGAGGAACGCCTGATCGGCCCGGCCCAGCTCATGGTCTTCGCCGGAGAGGGCGACATCATCCCCAAGGGCGGCCTGAGCTTCCCCGAATGGGAACTGCAGGGCGAGATGTGGGGCTGGCGGCAGGCGCAGACCATCCCCACCCGTGGCCCGGTGATCGAGCTGGTGCCCGGCTTCCTGTCGACCGTTCTTGTTGCCGGCACGACGCTGCCGGGCAACGCCGGCAACCGCCAGCCCTGGAGCCGGACCATCGAGGCCGGCGAGAGCCTGGACATCTGCAGCCGCATGTGGGCCGCCGATGATCCCTGCCGCCACCCCGACACCGGCGTGTACACCTGGACGGCGCTGAGCGACCAGAACGTGCGCCAGACGGCCCGCGCGATCGCGGCGGCCATCGAGGCGATGTATCTCGCCGTGCCGCCCGCGGGCGACTGCGACGAGCCCATCGAGGTGATCGCCGACGCGATTCGCATCACCGACGACTTCTACGAGATCCGCATCACGTTCACCGATGGCGCGCTCATCGATCCCGTTGGCTTCCCGTGGTGCCAGAGCGTCTGCGTCAACTGACGCGGTGACGATCCAAATACCCCCTCGTGGTTGCGACGCGGCGGGAGCGGCGCGTCGGCCACGAGTTCGCGGCCCCCAACATGGCGTGGGGGGCCGCTCTTTTTGATTGGACCGCGTTCGCGAGGATCCGCACCCACCAGGCCGGCGGGTTAGAACTCCGCCCCCGCGAGCCACTCGCTCGGCAACGCCCCGAGCGCCTGGGCGATGGCCAGCAGGCTCTCCAGGCTCGGCAGGTGCGCCCCCCGTTCGATGCTGCTGAGCTGGCTCACGCTCACGCCCGAGGCCTCGCTCAGGTCCTTGAGCGTCCAGTCCCGCGCCGAACGGGTGAGCCTGATCTGCCGGCCGAGCGCCGCGCGCAGCTTGTCCTGCGGGCGGACGCCCAGGGAGTACTCGGCGGCCGCTTGGGCCAGGACCCGTTTGAGTTCGGCCGGCTCGAACGGCTTGGTGACGTAGTCGAACACCTGCTTCTTGAACGTCTGCCGCATCGAGTCCATCGTGGGGTGGCCCGTGATGACGATCACGCACAGGCGCTCCCACCGGGTTCTCAGTTCGGCCAGCACGTCCTCGCCGCGGATCTTGCCCATGTTGATGTCCAGGAGCACGACCTCGGGTAGCTGCGCTTCGCACGCTTCGTACAACCCGGCGGGCGTCGCCACGGCCCGCACCTCGTGCCCGCCGTCGGCGAGCAGGCCGGCGAGGTACTCCCGGAAGTCGGCGTCGTCGTCGAGCGCGACGATGCTCAGGCTCGGGGGCGCGGGCGGTGGTGGGGGCTGGTCGGGCGTGGCCATGGCACGAGGGTAGATCGGTCAGCCGACGAAAAAGAAGCCGCGTGCTTCCACACGCGGCTCGTTCGGATCAGTCTAGGGCGGGAAACTCGCGGATCAGGCCGTCGCCTCGACGTCCTTCTCGTTGTAGTCCTCGGCCTTCACGTCGGTGACCTTGGCCTTCTCGACGATGGCGTCCAGGGTCTTGTGCTCGCGGATCTGGAGGAAGATGCTCTGGATGCGGCCGCCCTGGACCAGCTCCTGGAACAACTGCTCGGGGCGGGCACCGCGCTCGAAGGCCATCTCGGCCACGCGCTGGCGGGCCTCGTTCTCGGAGACCTGCACGTCCATGTCCTCGGCCACGCGGTTGAGGATGAAGAACAGCTTCAGGTTCTGCCGGGCCTCGGCGGCCGACGCGGCCCGGAGCTGGCCGATGTGGCTCTCGATCTCCATCTCGTCCATGCCGCGGTACATCAGCTCCATACGCCGACGCTCCATCGCGCGGCCGGCCTGCTGGGCGGTCAAACGCTCGGGAAGCTCGAAGTCGACCTTCTCCAACAGGTACTTGGCCACCTGCTGGCGGACGGCGGTCGCCTGCTGCACCTTGGTGCGTTGCTCCAGGCGCTCGCGCAGGCGGCCCTTGAGCTCGTCCTCGTTCTCCAGGCCGAAGCGGGTGAGCAGCTCGGCACGGTCGAGCGGGACGATCTTGTCGATCGCGGTCACCTCGAAGGTGATCGTCAGGTCCTTCTCGCGGATGGCCTCGACCTCGTGCTGCTCGGGGCCCTTGGCCTTGATGGTCTTCGTCTCGCCGACCTTCGGCAGGCCGAGTTGCTTGCCCAGGTCGTCGACCATGACGCCCAGCACCATGCCCTGGCCCCCATCGGGGGGCGTCTGCACGACCGCGCCCTCGATGTTGTAATGCTCGGTGCCCTCGGCGTCGATCATCTTGGCGTTGCCGGTCAGGTAGTCGCCCTTCTCGCTGCTGTCGTGGCTCTCCAGCGTGCCCTCGTTGAGGCAGATCTTGGTGAGCTCCTCCTCGACGCGCTCGTCGGATACCTCGATCATGGGCCGCTTGAGCTCGAGCCCCTCGAGCTTGGGCAGGTCGAACTCGGGCTGGACTTCGACGTCGAGCCCGAACTTCAGGTCCTTGCCCTGCTCGAGCTCGATGTCGCCCATCTGCGTCCCGAAGGGGTCGCCGATGACCTTGAGCTCGCTCTTCTCGATCGCCTGCTGATAGGCCTCGGCCACGATCTGGTTGCGGGCCTCGTTCTTGATGTTCGAGCCGAATCGCTTCTCGACCAGCGCCTTGGGAGCGCGGCCGCGGCGGAAGCCGGGCAACTCGGCCTCTTCCAGGATCGTGTCGACCGACGTGCGCAGGCGATCGTCGACCGTCGAGGCGGCCACCTCGATCTCCAACCGCTTGCGGCTGGGACCACTGTCGGTGACGGTGTAGTTCTTCAAGATGTCCGCTTGTGCGGTGTCGGCCATGATGGGGCTCCGAGAGACCAGGTCGTGCTGATTCGGGTGTGATTCGCCATCACGATCCGCCGAATCGGCGGAGCGCGAAGGGGAGTATAGCGACCGCGGGAAGGCCCGCAGTGTTCAAACCCGTTGTCCGAGGCCGCGACCCGTCCAAATTCGGCATAATTTTTGTACCCCGACTTGCCCGCGTCGGCCGGGGCATCCCCGCGATGCCCGATGCGGAACCCCCTGATGGCCAGATCCGACAAACCGGCCCTGGCGTCCAATGGAGGCCGTTGGCGGGCACAAACCGGAGAATCGGGCGCCAATCGGCCGGCGACGGGCGTTGCGGAACGAGGGATCCCAGCGTGCGAGTATTCCGCATGGCCGCCGCCGAACACACGCGGACGGCCACACCAAACACGTTCCCCCGAAGGAGGACACCCGCCATGACTCGCACTACCGCTCGCAAGACTTCCGCTCTGACTATCGCCGCTGTTGCTGGTCTCGCCACAGCCGCGCTCGCGATGGGCACCAACGGCAACAAGACCGGCCAGTCCGGATCGTGCCAGGCCGCCCAGACGGCGTGCGGCTCGAACGACCAGGACGCGCAGGGCGCAGTCACGATGGTGGCGTTGGACTCGCACGCCGCCGAGGGCACGATCGTCGAGGTCGCGTCCGAGGCCGGCCAGTTTAACACCCTGCTGGCCGCCGCCAAGGCCGCGGGCCTAGCCGGGGCGCTGGGCAGCAGCGGCCCGTTCACCGTGTTCGCCCCGACCGATGAGGCGTTCGCCAAGCTGGGCCAGAACACCATCAACGACCTGCTCAAGCCAGAGAACAAGCAGAAGCTGGCCAGCATCCTGTCCTATCACGTCGTCAGCGGTGAACTGCCGGCCAAGAAGGTCATCGGCAGCAACGACGCCACCACCCTCAACGGCCAGCGCATCGACTTCAAGGCGACGAGCAAGGGGGCCTACGTCGACAACGCTCGCATCATCGCCACCGACATCGACGCCAGCAACGGCGTGATCCACGTCATCGACAGCGTGATCATGCCGCAGAGCAAGAATCTGGTGGAGATCGCTACGAGCGACGGCCGCTTCAGCATCCTGGCCAAGGCCATCGAGGCCGCGGGCCTGGTCGACGCCGTCACCGGCGACGCCCCGCTGACCGTGTTCGCGCCCACCGACGCGGCGTTCCAGAAGCTTCCCGCCGGCACGCTCGAGCATCTCCTCAAGCCAGAAAACCGCGACACGCTGGTCAACATCCTGACCTACCACGTCGTCTCGGGCCGCGTGTACGCCCGTGACGCGGTAGGCGCCCAGCGAGCCACCTCACTTCAGGGGGGGCAGGTTCGTGTTGGTATCGACAACGGCCGCCTGACCATCAACGACGCGAATGTCGTCAACAGCGATATTGAGGCCAGCAACGGCGTGATCCACGTCATCGACACGGTGATCCTGCCCGACTGATCCATCTCTCTCTTCTGGTCCAATTGGATGCGGCGTCCCCAAGGAATGTCGCATTCCAATACCCCCACCCGCCGTGCGGCGAAAGCCCGCGGCGGGCTTTACGTATCTCGGAAGCCCCACCTTGGTTTTGCCTTCGGTCGGGGAACACTCGGCCTATGTTCAACGTGATGGAACTCGTTCGTGATGATGTTGGTGCGCTGGTCCTGACCGAGTCGGGATCGCTGCAACTGCGCTGGATCGTGTGCGTCGGCCGAAACTATGCGGCCCATGCCAAGGAGATGGCCGCAGCGCAGGCCGCCACGAAGCCCTCTGGCAACGCCGAGCATCCGACCATCTTCGCCAAGAGCCCCGCCTCGGTCATACTGCACGAGGACGAGATCGCCATCCCCCGATGCTGCCTCGACGAGGCCACCGGCGGGCCGCAGGTCGACTACGAGGGTGAGCTTGCCGTCATTATCGGCACGCCCGCGCGCGACGTGGCCCATGATGAAGCCCTCGACCACGTGCTGGGCTACTGCTGCGCCAACGACGTCTCGGCCCGCTGGTGGCAGAAGCACGGGGCCGGCGGCCAGTTCGTGCGCGGCAAGAGCTTCGATACCTTCTGCCCCTTAGGCCCCCAGGTCATCCCCGCCAGCCGCGTCAGCGACCCGGCCACCCTCACCCTCACGACTCGCCTGAACGGCGAGGTGGTGCAACAGACCTCGACGGCCGACATGGTCTACACCGTCGCCGACATCATCCACCGCCTCAGCCAGGGCGCGACGCTGCCGGCGGGCACGGTGATCCTCACCGGCACCCCCTCGGGCGTGGGCGCGGCCCGCACCCCGCCGCGATACCTCGAGGCTGGTGATCTCGTGGAAGTCGAGATCGACCGCATCGGCACGCTGCGCAATCGTGTGACGCTGGCGGGGTAAGGATGGCAGCGTGCCCTCAGCACCCAGTCTGGAACTGGTTGAAGAACGCCAGGAAGTCGAAGATGTCCAGTCGTCCGTCGTAGAACACGTCCGCACGCACGTCGCCCGCGTCGAACAGCGTCTGGAACTCCAGGAAGTCGAAGACCGTCAGGTCGCCATCACCGTCGAGATCGGCTGCGCACGAGAGCAGCCACGTGAATTCCCGTGCGATTGTTCCAGAGGTTGCTCCCCAGTTGTCCCACTGCTGGCCGTTGACTAGGACCCTTCCGTCACCCGAGATCATCGCTGCGGCAGGACCTCCATCCTCGAACGTCCTTGTAACAAAGGAGCTAATCCCAGGCACAAGAATGTCGCCGTAGTCAGGTATGAGCCATTCAGATGCAGCATCGATGAACCCCGCGCCAGCAACGGAAGGGTGCGTCGGCTGGGGCGCACGAAGATTCGGCAGCGGCAGCTCCAGCTCCACCACCGCCTCCAGCCCCAGCAGATCCAGGTACCGGTCCGACGCCTGATCCAACTCGGCCATCTGGAAGTGCAGCTTGCCACCGCGGACCACGTGCGATTCCAGCTCGGTCAGGATCGCGTCTTCCAACGCGGGCTGGAACAGGTCGAGCGACCGCACGATCACCAGCTCAAAAGAGCCCGATTGCAACTCATCGAGGAAGTCGTCCTGACGCACCGTCACCGTCGTCTCGTCCTGCAAGCCTAGATCGATGATCGCGCCCGTGAAGTACGGGAACTCCAAGTCGCCGAAGCGGCCGAACAAGATGCGCTCCGCCGACGCTAGCGGCGCCCACGCTAGCACGGCGACCGCCACCATCCCGAACACCCAGGCACGTCCCATATCAGCCACCTTCCGATGCACGCTCCCCGTGGTCCGTACACGCGCCCGGGCCGGGGCGTTGCGGCCCGCTCCGGGCGATGGAGTCCTCCCAGCGGGCACCGAGACGAGTTCAGTGGGCACTGAGGTCTTCTCAGTGGGCACGGATGTCTTCTCAGTGGGCACTGACACGAGCTCAGTGGACACTGAGACGACCGCCGATCCCCGCTGGGAGGCCCGCAGGGGCGAAGTCCCGATCATCATGCGAACACGGCCTTCCCGGGCTCACCCCACCGCCCGACGAGCGCGAACCGGTGTCGCGGTGGGCGCTCGGGAGCACGGGCTGCCCAATAGGAACTCCCGCGACCAAAGTCGCGATCTGCCTACGCCCGGGGCCTGAACCGATTCCTATAATGTCACGCCTGCCGAGCGCTGGGGCCGATGGATCGCCCTATGCGGAGCACCCGTAGCCATAGTTCCATGGGGGACGCCGCGGAGGCTGGCCATGTCCTTGAGGAGGGCGCCCCGGCAGTGCGGTATCTCGATCGTGTTACAAGTCTGTTCAGTGTCGACATGGGCATCGACCTCGGCACGTGCAACACCCTCGTCGCCGTCCGCGGCCAGGGCATCGTGCTCAACGAGCCCAGCGTGGTCGCCGTGCGCAAGGGCACCAACGAGGTCCTCAAGAACGGCCAGGCCGTCGGCTGGATGGCCAAGGAGATGCTCGGTAAGACGCCCGGCTCGATCGCGGCGGTGCGGCCTCTGAAAGACGGCGTCATCAGCGACTTCCAGATCACCGAGGCCATGCTGGGCTACTTCATCAACAAGGTGAACAAGCTGACCCGCAACTGGGGCTTCATCGGCCCGCGCGTCGTCATCAGCGTGCCCAGTGGTATTACCGCCGTCGAGAAGCGGGCCGTCTTCGATAGCGCCGAGCACGCGGGTGCGCGGCGGACGTACCTGCTCGAAGAGCCCGTGGCTGCCGCCATCGGCGCTGGGCTGCCCGTGGCCGAGCCGACGGCGAGCATGATCGTCGACATCGGCGGCGGCACGACCGAGGTGGCCGTCATGTCGCTGGCCGACATCGCCGTGTGCGAGAGCGTGCGCGTGGCCGGCGACGACATGGACGAGGCCATCATCAACCACATGCGCCGCACGTACAACCTGATGATCGGCGAGCAGACCGCCGAGCGGATCAAGATCGAGCTGGGCTCGGCGGCCCCTGTGGGTGGGAGTGGCGGCGAAGAGGGCACCATCGAGGTGCGCGGCCGCGACATGATTAGCGGCCTGCCCCGCAAGGCCACCATCACCAGCGAGGAGATCCGCGAGGCCCTCAGCGAGCCCATCGGCCAGATCATCGAGACCGTGACCCGCACGCTCGAGAAGGTCGAGCCCGAACTGGCCGCCGACCTGGTCGAGAACGGCATCATGCTCGCCGGCGGCGGGGCGTTGCTCCGCGGTTTGCCCGAGGTGCTCCGCAAGGCGACCGGGCTCGAGTGCATCCTGGCCGACGATCCGCTGACCTGCGTGGCCCGGGGCACGGCGATCTACCTCGAGCACATCGAGGAGTGGAAGGCCACCCTCGAGAACGACATCGACGTCTGATCGGGCCGACCTCCCTGGGGCGACTTTTCTGGGACGACATTGGCCGGACCACTCTCCAAACGACCGAGCGCCCGAACGCTGCTGCGTGCCACGCTGGTGGCGCTGTTCTTGCTCTCGGTCGTGCCCATGCGTTTCACGCGGTGGACCACCGGCTTTTCCGACGTCGCCGTCACGGTGTCGGCGCCGGTGAGCAACGCCGTGCGCTGGGTGGCCGACCCGCTGACGCGGCCCTTCCGCCGCGGCGCGGACCCCGCGCTGGCCGAGCAGTACCTGCAGGAGCTGGAGGTCTCGCGTCAGCGGGCCCTCGACATGGAATTGAAGGTGCGTGAGCTGCAGCGGCGCGTCGAAGAGTTGCAGCGTGGCGCCGCCATGACGCCCGAGCTGGGCGTCCGCCAGATCGCCGCCCCGGTCATCGGCCGGTTCACCGAGGCGTCCAGCTCTGCCCTCCAGGTCCGCGCCGGCGGCGGGCGGGGCGTGGTCGAAAACGCGGTGGCCGTCGTCGAGGGCCTGCAGCTCCTCGGCAGGGTCGAGCGCGTCACCAGCGCCTGGTGCGTGGTGCGTCCCATCACCGACAAGGCGGCCGGCGGCCTGATGGCGCTCGTGATGACCGGCGAGCAGTTGGACAGCGGGATCACGTGCCGGCTCGAGCCGATCGGTGGCGGCTTGCTGCGTGGCCCCGCGACGTGGGAGTGGAACGAAGCGCAAGCCGGCCCGATCGAGATCGCCGTCGGCATGACCGTTCGGCTGCGCGACGACACGTGGCCGCGCAGCGCCCAGATGCTCATCGTGGGCGAGGTTACCGCCGTCGATCCGGCGCCCGACGAGCCCACGCGCACCATTGTGACCGTGACGCCCACCGTCACGCTGCAGCGCGTCAGCGAGGTCGTGCTCCGTGTGCCGATCGATCCCCAAACCGAGCCGAACGAGGATGGCACGCCATGAACTGGCCCGTGTTTGCCATCTTCGCCTACCTCTTGCTCGGGTTGGAACGCGGCCTGCGCGAC
It contains:
- a CDS encoding fasciclin domain-containing protein produces the protein MTRTTARKTSALTIAAVAGLATAALAMGTNGNKTGQSGSCQAAQTACGSNDQDAQGAVTMVALDSHAAEGTIVEVASEAGQFNTLLAAAKAAGLAGALGSSGPFTVFAPTDEAFAKLGQNTINDLLKPENKQKLASILSYHVVSGELPAKKVIGSNDATTLNGQRIDFKATSKGAYVDNARIIATDIDASNGVIHVIDSVIMPQSKNLVEIATSDGRFSILAKAIEAAGLVDAVTGDAPLTVFAPTDAAFQKLPAGTLEHLLKPENRDTLVNILTYHVVSGRVYARDAVGAQRATSLQGGQVRVGIDNGRLTINDANVVNSDIEASNGVIHVIDTVILPD
- a CDS encoding response regulator, with the translated sequence MATPDQPPPPPAPPSLSIVALDDDADFREYLAGLLADGGHEVRAVATPAGLYEACEAQLPEVVLLDINMGKIRGEDVLAELRTRWERLCVIVITGHPTMDSMRQTFKKQVFDYVTKPFEPAELKRVLAQAAAEYSLGVRPQDKLRAALGRQIRLTRSARDWTLKDLSEASGVSVSQLSSIERGAHLPSLESLLAIAQALGALPSEWLAGAEF
- a CDS encoding rod shape-determining protein, with product MGIDLGTCNTLVAVRGQGIVLNEPSVVAVRKGTNEVLKNGQAVGWMAKEMLGKTPGSIAAVRPLKDGVISDFQITEAMLGYFINKVNKLTRNWGFIGPRVVISVPSGITAVEKRAVFDSAEHAGARRTYLLEEPVAAAIGAGLPVAEPTASMIVDIGGGTTEVAVMSLADIAVCESVRVAGDDMDEAIINHMRRTYNLMIGEQTAERIKIELGSAAPVGGSGGEEGTIEVRGRDMISGLPRKATITSEEIREALSEPIGQIIETVTRTLEKVEPELAADLVENGIMLAGGGALLRGLPEVLRKATGLECILADDPLTCVARGTAIYLEHIEEWKATLENDIDV
- the tig gene encoding trigger factor encodes the protein MADTAQADILKNYTVTDSGPSRKRLEIEVAASTVDDRLRTSVDTILEEAELPGFRRGRAPKALVEKRFGSNIKNEARNQIVAEAYQQAIEKSELKVIGDPFGTQMGDIELEQGKDLKFGLDVEVQPEFDLPKLEGLELKRPMIEVSDERVEEELTKICLNEGTLESHDSSEKGDYLTGNAKMIDAEGTEHYNIEGAVVQTPPDGGQGMVLGVMVDDLGKQLGLPKVGETKTIKAKGPEQHEVEAIREKDLTITFEVTAIDKIVPLDRAELLTRFGLENEDELKGRLRERLEQRTKVQQATAVRQQVAKYLLEKVDFELPERLTAQQAGRAMERRRMELMYRGMDEMEIESHIGQLRAASAAEARQNLKLFFILNRVAEDMDVQVSENEARQRVAEMAFERGARPEQLFQELVQGGRIQSIFLQIREHKTLDAIVEKAKVTDVKAEDYNEKDVEATA
- a CDS encoding fumarylacetoacetate hydrolase family protein; protein product: MFNVMELVRDDVGALVLTESGSLQLRWIVCVGRNYAAHAKEMAAAQAATKPSGNAEHPTIFAKSPASVILHEDEIAIPRCCLDEATGGPQVDYEGELAVIIGTPARDVAHDEALDHVLGYCCANDVSARWWQKHGAGGQFVRGKSFDTFCPLGPQVIPASRVSDPATLTLTTRLNGEVVQQTSTADMVYTVADIIHRLSQGATLPAGTVILTGTPSGVGAARTPPRYLEAGDLVEVEIDRIGTLRNRVTLAG